In the Sandaracinus amylolyticus genome, GCCTGCGCGCACGCCCCGCGGTTCGCGCTGCGACCACCGAGCGCTTCGCTGGTGAGGCACTGCCCCGAGTACGCGATGCACAGCGCGCCGTGCACGAACACCTCGAGCTCGAGCTCGGGCGCCGACGCGCGGATCGCCGCGATCTCCGTCACCGAGAGCTCGCGCGCGAGGATGATGCGCGACGCACCGATCGACGCTGCGAACGAGGCCGAGCCCGCGTCGGTGCACGTCATCTGCGTCGAGGCGTGCAGGTGCAGGCTCGGCGCGATCGCGCGCACCATCCGCGCGACCCCGAGGTCCTGCACGATCACCGCGTCGACGCCGGCCTCGGCGCAGGTGCGGATCGCGCGCTCGACGATCGGCAGCTCGTCCTCGAACACCAGCGTGTTGAGGGTCACGTAGCCGCGCACGCCGTGCGCGTGCAGGAAGCGCATCGTGCCGGCGAGCTCGCGCGCGTCGAAGTTCGTGGCGCGAGCGCGCGCGTTGAACCCGGTGAGCCCGAAGTAGACCGCATCGGCGCCGGCACGCACTGCCGCGCGCATCGCGTCCGCATCGCCCGCGGGGGCCAGCACTTCGGGGCTCGAGGACATCCGCGCATCTCTGCGGGGTCCGCCCCGTCCCCGCAAGGGCGCGGAGCGCGCCGGGCACGTCGGAGACCGCCCGGCGCGCGCGTCACCTCACGGACGGTTGCCGCTGAGCTCGGTCGCGAAGAACTGACCGCGGATGTTCTCGCCGGCGCGATAGCTGCCGATCCAGATGTCGTACTGACCGCCCGCGGGGCGCGAGAAGTCGAGCATCGGGTTCAGGCTGCCGCCCTCGTCGTCGGAGCAGTACCAGCGGCCGTTCGGGTCGTTCACGACGAGCGTCGTGTCGCCCTGGGCGCGCACGTAGAGCCGCAGGAAGCTCGCGGGGTTCGCGTACCGCAGGATCAGGTCGGGCTGGGCGGTGACGAACCCGCGGCAGTTCGGCGCGAGGCCCATGCGCGAGGCGTCGAGGTTGCCGCCGGACACCACGTTGTGCGCCGACGGGTCGGGCAGGAAGCCGCCGTTCAGCCCGAACACACCGAAGTTCGCGCTGCCTCCGCCGATCCGCAGCGCGCTGGCCTGCGCCGCGAGCCGTGAAGTGGGTGTCATCGCGAAGGCCCCGACGACGGCGACCGCCGCCACGAGCGCCGCCAGCCACGAGCCCCGGATTCGCTTCGTCTTCTCTTGCATCAGTCTCCCTCGTAGAGCGCCCACCGACGTGTCGAGCCTCGGAGATGTTCACGCCGGGTGGGCACCGATGCGGGAGGATACGCACGAGGAAGAAAGGAATTCCGACCCGCTCCTCATCCTGCGCGGCGGATCGCGGGCGTCGCTTCGGCCGCGGTGCGCAACGCGTCGTACTCCTCGGGGTCGTGCGCGCAGAACACGCGCACGTCGCCGCCCTCGCGCAGCGTTCGCAGTCGCGCGTGGTTGTCCGCGATGCGCGAGCGATCGAACGCGAGGCGCTGCTCGAACAGGCGCAGACCGGCGGGCATCGGGGCACGCGCCTCGTCGATCGCCGCGCGGTGGAAGTACGCATCGCCGCAGTGCACCAGCGGTCCGCCGCTCACGCCCTCGACGCCGACGCACGCATGACCGCGGGTGTGGCCCGCCAGCGGGATCAGGAAGATCTCGGGCGGCAGCCCCTCGAGCGCGCGCACTGCCTCGAAGCCGCGCCAGCGCTCGCCCTTCGCCTCGTAGGTCGACCACTTCGGCCCGTGCGCGAATTGCATCGGGCGATAGCGGCTCTTCTCGGGCATCGTGCGTCGCAGCAGCGCCGCGTCCTTCTCCGCCGCCATCACGTGCACCGTCGCCTGCGGGAAGTCGGGCAGGCCGCCCGCGTGATCGAGATCGAGGTGCGTCGGGACGATGTGCCGCACGTCGCTCGCGCGGAACCCCATCGCCTCGATCTGACGCAGCGCCGTCTGCGCGACCGAGGGCGTGCTCGTGCCGATCAGCACGTGCGTGAAGAGACCGCCGAGGCGCCCCGCGGGATCGCCGCAGTCGTCGACGCCGATGCCGGTGTCGACCAGCACGAGCCCGTGTCGCTCGGTCTCGATCAGCAGGCAGTGGGCCTCCATGCGCCCGCGCGCGAAGAGCGATCCGCGCCCGTTCACGAGGCGCGCGGACATCGGACAGAACGTGAGGCACGAGAGGTGGTGGACGCGCATCGCGCACGACGATACACCGCCTCGCCGATGACCGAAGAGCGCGCCGCGCTGCTCGCCTGGTTCGACGCGAACGCACGCGATCTGCCGTGGCGCCGGACTCGCGATCCCTACGCGATCTGGGTCTCGGAGGTCATGCTGCAGCAGACGCGCGTCGAGACGGTGCTGCGCTACTACGAGCGCTTCCTGACGCGCTTCCCCGACGCGCACGCCCTCGCGAAGGCGAGCGAGGACGACGTGCTCTCGATGTGGAGCGGGCTCGGCTACTACCGGCGCGCGCGGCTGCTCCACGCGGGGGTGCGCGAGGTCGTCGCGAGCTACGGCGGGCGAGTCCCCGAGGACGCGACGTCGCGCCGCGCGCTGCCGGGCGTGGGCCGCTACACCGCGGGCGCGATCGGATCGATCGCGTTCGAGCGCGAGGAGCCGCTGGTCGACGGCAACGTCGCGCGCGTGCTCTCGCGACTGCGCGGGATCGACACGCCGCTCGGTCGTCGCGACACCGAGGCGCGCCTCTGGGACGAGGCCGAGAAGATGGTGCGAGGACCTCGCCCCGGCGCGCTCAACCAGGCGCTGATGGAGCTCGGCGCGACGGTGTGCACGCCCTCGAGCCCGAAGTGCCTGTCGTGCCCGATCACGCGATCGTGCGTCGCGCTCGCGAGCGATCGCACCGACGTGCTGCCGGTCGCGAAGGCGCGTCGTGCGCCGCGCGAGGTCGCGATGGTGGCGGTGGTCGCGCGCGACGCGCAGGGCAGGGCGATGATGGTGCGCGGCGAGAAGGCGCTCTTCGGCGGGCTCTGGGGCGTGCCGATGCGCGAGGGGAGCGACGCGAAGGACGCGCGCGCGGCGCTGCGCGAGCACGGGATCGACGCGCGGCTGACGCGCGAGCCGGCGGGGCGCATCGAGCACGTGCTCACCCATCGACGGCTCGACGTGCAGGTCTTCGTGGCCCGGCTCTCCAGTGCCAACGCTGGCACTGGCGCGCGGGCGGTCGGCGCGAGCGATCTCGCCTCGCTCGGGGTCTCCACGTTGACGCGCCGCATCCTGGAGATGAGCGATCTCACGATTTCTCGCTTCCAACGCTGAAGCGGCATTCAGTAGGCTCCCCCGGCTCGGTTCCCCGTTCTTTTCCGCTTTCGATGGGGGAGGTCTCGATGGCTCGACTTCGCTTGTGGTCGTCGTGCGCGATCGTGCTCGCGCTCGGTACACCTTCGTTCCTGGTCGGGTGCAGCGAGTCGCGCACCCTCGGCGACGACGCCGGCATCATCCTGATGATCGACGCCGCGCCGCGCCCCGACGCGTTCATGCCCGGCCCGGTCTGCGGCAACGGCACGCTCGAGGCCGGCGAGGCGTGCGACGACGCGAACACGTCGCCCGGCGACGGCTGCGACGCGAGCTGCGCGCGCGAGCCCTACTGCGGCGATGGCACCACGACCGCCCCCGAGGTCTGCGACGACGGCAACAACCGCAGCGCCGACGGCTGTCGCTCCGACTGCCGCTCGAACGAGACCTGCGGGAACGGCATCGTCGATCACGCGGTCGGCGAGGTCTGCGACGGCGACGCCGCGACGTGCACCGACGAGTGCACCGTGCTCGTCGGCTGCGGCAACGGCACCGTCGACGAGGGCGAGGCCTGCGACGACGGCAACACGTCGCGCTGGGACGGCTGCGGCGCGGACTGCCAGGAAGAGATCTCGATGCAGCTCCAGATGCTGGAGTTCGGCGACGCGCGCACCGGCTGCGACTTCAGCGGCGACGGCATGCCCGACAACCGCTTCGCGCGCGCGCTCGGGCCGGCGGCGTCGTTCCTCAACATGTTCCTCGGCGGCGGCGGGCCCGGTGGTGGCGGTGGTCCGACGTTCCTCATGTCGTTCGTCGGGCTCGAGGACCGCAGCGGCGCGAACGACGACTCGCTGCGCGTCGCGTGGATGACCGGACAGCCCGGGCCGAGCTCGGGCACGTTCCTCGTCGATCAGGCGGCGCTCGACGATCGCGGCAACGCGCGCACGTCGCTGCAGGGCGCGATCATGTCGCGGCAGCTCGACGCGGGCCCCGAGGACATCGAGCTCCCGATCGACTTCTTCCCGATCACGCTCAACAAGGGCCACGTGCGCGGCACGACGGTCGCGTCGGGCGGCGAGATGTCGAGCATCTCGGACGGCCTGCTCTGCGGCGCGATCGGCCCCGAGCTGCTCACGCTGGTCAACGCGGATCTGCTCGAGAACCTCGGCGGTGGTGGCGGTGGCGGCGGGTTCTCGATCGAGATCGGCGATCCCTGCGACGGCAGCACCGAGCCCGCGACGCTCTTCGACATGATGGTCGGCGGCGCGATGATCGCGATCCTGCGCATCGGGAACGTGCCGCCGGACGTCGACGTCGACGGCGACGGGCTCGAGACGTTCGAGGTCACGCGCGACGGGCCCGAGGGGTGCCAGGCGGTGATCACCGCGTGCATCGACGGCGACGGAACGCGCTTCGAGGGCCGCGAGTGCGTGACCGAGCAGGTCGCGGGTCGCCCGCGCTTCGTGGACGGGTACTCGGCGGGCCTCACGTTCACCGCGCAGCGCGCGGAGATCGTCGGCGTCAGCGAGGGTGGCGGCGGCGGTGGCGAGCCGGTGCCGCCCCCGGGTGGCTGAGCCTTACCGGAGTGCTCGTCCCGCAGGTCCCGGACGGGAGCGCGCGAAGCGCGCGGACGGTAGGGACCGGCGGGCGAGCCGATGATGAGCGGGATCCACGGCATGTGATCCGACGAGAGGGGCGTGCCCGACTGGGCCGCCCCTTTCGCGTGAGTGGCCCCGGACGTGGGGCGTGGTGCGCCGAGCCGCGGCGGGCTAGGGTGGGCGTTCGCGCGCGAATCGCCCGCGAACAACGTACTACCCGCACCTAAGCGAGCGGGCGGAGGCACCGTGTCCGAGAGCGTCCAGAGCATCGCGGCCGATCAGGTCGTCGGCATCCACTACACCCTGAAGAACGCGTCCGGCGAGGTGATCGACAGCTCCTCCGGCGACGAGCCTCTGTACTACCTGCACGGCCACGAGAACATCGTGCCGGGGCTCGAGCGCAAGCTCAGCGGCCGCAAGGTCGGCGACAAGCTCAACGTCACCGTGCAGCCCGCCGACGGCTACGGCGAGCGCGATCCCCGCGGTGAGCAGCGCGTCCCGCGCGAGGCGTTCCCGCCCGGCACGCCGCTCGAGGAAGGCGTCCAGCTCGCGCTCCGTGATCCCTCGGGCCAGATCGTCCCGATCTGGATCTCGAAGGTCGAGAGCGACGTCGTGCACGTCGACCTCAACCACCCGCTCGCGGGCGAGGTCCTGCACTTCGACGTCGAGATCGTCTCGCTGCGCGCGGCGACCGAAGAAGAGCTCGAGCACGGGCACCCCCACGGCGCCGACGGCCACGAAGGCCACCATCATTGATCGTTGGCGTTCGATCCACCGGGAAGGACGCGGCGCGATACGGGGGCTGATCGTCCACCGCTCGCTGCGCGCGCTCCTCACGGACGCAAGTCCGCTGCGGTGCGTGCTCGCGACCGGCGGCCGCTGAGCCCCCGTCTCCCGCCGCGCGCTGGCCATCGGCGCCCTGCCGTCTCGAGGCAGCGCTGCGCCGACCCGGGCCCAGCCCGGGACCGGGTCCTGCGCCGACCCGGACCCCGACCCGGTCTGTTAGGCTGCGCGCCCGATGGCGGCTCCCAACACGAACAACGGAACGCTCGACGAGGCGTGGTCGCTGGCGCTCGCGGACCAGCGCGACGAGGCGCTGAAGCGCTGCATCGCGCTGCTCGAGGCCGACCCGATGCAGCTCGGCGCGGCGGCGCTCGCCGTTCAGCTGATCGCGCGCGCCGAGGGATTCGATCGCGATGCGCTCGAGGCCACCGCGGCGCGCCTGGTCGACGCCTACGTGCGGCGCAGCGATCTGCCCGCTGCCACGGCGATCGCGGCGCTCGCGAGCGACGCCGGCGCCGACGCCGGACCGCAGCGCAAGACGATCGCGAAGGCCTTCGGAAAAGGCAGCGCGCGGCTCGCCGACGTCTCGCCCGCACCGCCGCCGCTGCCGGTCCCTGCGCCGGTCGAGGGCACGCTCGCGAAGCTCGAGGGCGCCGCGCTGATCGCGCGCGCCGAGGCCGCGCTCGCCACGATGCGCGCCGCCGAGGACAGCGCGCCCGAGAGCGGCAAGGTCAGCCAGCTCCCGCTCTTCTCGGCGCTGCGCCCCGAGGCGCTCGAGCGCCTGCTCGCGGGCTTCACGCTCCGCGATCTCGCGACCGGCGCGCTCGCGATCACCCAGGGCGACGAGGGGCGCGAGGCGTTCGTCGTGGTGCGCGGCGCGCTGCGCGCCGAGCGCCGAGCGAGCGAGGAGTCCGCGCAGCCCGAGGTGCTCGCGGTCCTCGGCCCCGGCGCGATCTTCGGCGAGATGGCGCTGGTGAGCGAAGCGCCGCGCGCGGCGTCGGTCGTCGCGCTCGAGCCGGTGCAGCTCCTCGTCGCGAGCCGCGACGTGCTCGAGAAGCTCGCGCAGAAGGAAGCGGCGATCGGCAGCGAGCTCGCGCTCTTCTGTCGGCATCGCATGATGGCGAACCTGCTGCGCCACGGCGCGATCCTCGCGGCGGTCGCGCCCGCGCAGCGCGACGATCTCGTCGCGCGCTTCGCGAGCCGCGACTTCGCCACCGGCGACGTGCTGGTGAAGGAAGGCGAGGAGAGCGAAGGGCTCTTCCTGATCGCGAGCGGGCACGTGCGCGTCACGAGCACCGACGCCGACGGGGATCGCATCCTGCTCGCCGACCTCGGCCCCGGCGACGTGGTGGGCGAGATCGGCCTCGTGCTCCGTCGCCCCGCGACCGCGACCGTGACCGCGACGACCCCGACGATCGCGCTGCACCTCTCGCGCGATCAGTTCCACGACGCGATCCGCGCCCATCCGACGTTGCTCTCCGAGCTCTACGAGCTCGCGACCAAGCGCGAGGAGGAGACGCGCTCCGTCGTCGCGCAGCAGGCGCTCGACGTGGAGGACGTCGTCCTGGTGTGATGGCCTCTCGGGCTCGCGTCGGATCGAGCTTCCGCGCCCGTGCGTCGCTCGCGGTGATCGCGGCCGGCACGATCGCGATCGTGCCCTGGGCGACGCGCGACGGCGGGTCGTGGCGCGACTCGTCGCTCGGTTGGGTCGTGCTCGCGTGGGCCGCGCTCGCGCTCGCCTCGGTGTACGTCGCGGCGCGGCTCGGACGCATGCGCCGCGCCGCGACCACGCTCGGCGGGCCGACGCTCCGCAGCGTGGCGTTGGCGCAGGCACGCGCTCGGCTGCGGGCACGGCTCGACGCGCTCCGCACCCGCGCTCACGAGAAGCGCCGCATCGCCGAGCGCGCGCAGCGATCGAAGGAGGAGTTCCTCGCCGCGGTGAGCCACGAGCTGCGCACGCCGCTCAACTCGATCCAGGGCTTCGCGGAGGTGCTCCTCTCGGAGATCGAAGGACCGCTCTCTCCTTCGCAGCGCGAGGACGTCGAGGCGATCCACACCGCGGGCGCGTACCTCAAGGAGCTCGTCGACGAGGTGCTCGACTCGTCGTCGCGCCGCACGCCGATCGCTTCGCGCCTCGAGCACGTCGATCTCGCGGCGCTGGTGCGCGAGGTCGCACGCCTCGTCGAGGTGCAGCGACGCGACAAGCCGATCGTCATCGAGGTCGAGATCGCGCCCGACCTCGCGCGCGTCCCCGCCGATGCGCGGCGCATCCGCCAGATCCTGCTGAACCTCGGCGCCAACGCGGTGAAGTTCACGAAGAAGGGCCACGTGCGCTTCCGCGCCGAGGGCGGCGGCACGCGCGAGGTGCGCCTCTCCATCGAGGACACCGGGCCCGGCATCGCGAAGGAGGATCTCGATCGCATCTTCCGCACGTTCGAGCGCATCGACACGAACCGCGGGCGCACCGAGGGCTGGGGCCTCGGGCTCGCGATCGCGCGCGAGATGGCGGAGTGGCACGGCGGTCGGATCGACGTGACGAGCACGGTCGGTCGCGGCTCGACGTTCACGCTGGTGCTTCCGGCGCAGGGAGGGCCCTCGGCGTGACCAGCGAGGAGATGACGACGAGCGAGCTGCTCGAGAGCGACCTCCCGCTCGTGCTCCCGCTGCCGACGCGCGTGGGCGGCGCGCGGCGTGTGCTGGTCGGTCTCATCGCGGTGGGCGCGGTCGAGATCGTCGCGCTCGGTGCGCTCTGCGTGCTCGCGGGGCGCGACGTCGGGATCGCGCTCGCCGCGGTGACGCTCGCGGCGGTCGCGCGTGCGCTCGCGGGCGCGGGGTTCGTGCACGCGCAGCGCATCCTGCATCGCGCCGCGCGCTCCGACCCCGGCTCGGCGCCCTTCGCGCCCTCGCCGCGCGTGCTGCGCACCGCGGAGCGCATGCCGCTCGTGATCGCCGCGCTCGGCTGGATCGTCGTCGCGCTCGGGCTCGCGCCGCTCGAGCCGAGCGTCGTGCCCGCGGTGCTCGCGGCGGGCGCGCTCGTGACCGCACCCGCGGCGCGCCTCGTCGCGGCGCCGCTCGAGGCGTGGATCGCGCGCCTACCGGCCCGCGATCTGCTCGACCCGACGCGCCTCGAGATCGCGTTGCGCGACGCGACCATCGCCGCCGTGCCCGCGCTCGCGGTGGGGTTCGCCGCGCTCGCGTTCTCACCGACCGCCACCGCCGCGCTCGCGCTCCTGCCCGGCGTCGTGATCGCGCTCGTCGAGATGGGCCGCACCACCATCGCGCGCGCCGAGCTCGACGCGATCGCGACGCACGTCGACGCGCTCGATCCCGAGGCCGACGAGCAAGAGGTCGAGCCTCCCGCGCTGCGCACCGAGATCGCGCTCGGCGCGTGGGCCGACGTGCGCGCCGAGGTCGACGCCGCATCGGTCGCGCGCCGCGGCGAGGCGAACGCGCAGCGCCAGATCGAGCGCGAGGAGCAGGTGCGCTCGCGCTTCATGGCGGCGATGGGCCACGAGCTGCGCAGCCCGCTCAACTCGATCGTCGGGTTCGCGCAGCTCCTCGAGGACGGCGCGGACGGACCGATGACCCACGATCAGCGCGAGAGCGTCGTGATGGTCCGCCGCAGCGCCGAAGATCTCCTGCGCCTCCTCGGCGACATCCTCGACTCCGCGCGCCTCGACGCGCGCCGGCTGCGCATCAAGCGCGAGTGGACTCCCTCGGTCGAGATCGTCACCGAGGCCGTGCGCCTCGGGCGATCGATCGTCGAGGGCACGGCGGTGAAGATCGATCCGCAGATCCAAGCGGGCCTGCCGCCGGTGTACGTCGATCGCGCGCGCATCGTGCAGGCCGTCGTCGCCACGTTCCGTCACGCGGCGCGCGGCAAGAGCGAGGGCGTGCTCACGGTGCGCGCCGGGATCGGCGATGCGCGCAGCGGCGCGCGCGCGCTGCTCATCGAGGTGCGCGACGACGCGCGCTCGCTCGGCGAGGACGATCTCGCGCGCATCTTCGACGCGTTCGGCGACCTGCGCGACTCGACGAGCGGGCGGCGCGTCGGAGGCCTCGGCCTCGCGCTCTCGCTCGCGCGCAAGCTGGTGCGGCTGCACGACGGCGACGTCTGGGCCGAATGTCGCGACGCGACGAGCACCCGCTACGTGGTCGCCGTGCCGCTGCACACCTCGTCGGAGGGCTAGCTTTCTCCGTCGGGAGCGCACGGGGGCGTCGTGGTACCTTCGGCCTCGGTGAGCGGTCCTTCTCTCGCGACGCGCCTCGTCGAGCACGTCGGTCGTGTCCTCCTCGGCAAGGGCGAGGTCGTCTCGCTCGCAGTGACCGCGCTCCTCGCGCGCGGTCACCTCCTCGTCGAAGACGTCCCCGGCGTCGGCAAGACCACGCTGGCGCGCGCCCTCGCGCGGTCCATCGGCGTGGGCTTCCGGCGCATCCAGTTCACCTCGGATCTGCTGCCCGCGGACGTCCTCGGAGGCTCGATCTACGATCCGAGCACCGGCGCGCTCACGTTCAAGCCCGGGCCCGTGTTCACGCCGATCCTCCTCGCCGACGAGATCAACCGCACCACG is a window encoding:
- a CDS encoding sensor histidine kinase gives rise to the protein MASRARVGSSFRARASLAVIAAGTIAIVPWATRDGGSWRDSSLGWVVLAWAALALASVYVAARLGRMRRAATTLGGPTLRSVALAQARARLRARLDALRTRAHEKRRIAERAQRSKEEFLAAVSHELRTPLNSIQGFAEVLLSEIEGPLSPSQREDVEAIHTAGAYLKELVDEVLDSSSRRTPIASRLEHVDLAALVREVARLVEVQRRDKPIVIEVEIAPDLARVPADARRIRQILLNLGANAVKFTKKGHVRFRAEGGGTREVRLSIEDTGPGIAKEDLDRIFRTFERIDTNRGRTEGWGLGLAIAREMAEWHGGRIDVTSTVGRGSTFTLVLPAQGGPSA
- a CDS encoding FKBP-type peptidyl-prolyl cis-trans isomerase — protein: MSESVQSIAADQVVGIHYTLKNASGEVIDSSSGDEPLYYLHGHENIVPGLERKLSGRKVGDKLNVTVQPADGYGERDPRGEQRVPREAFPPGTPLEEGVQLALRDPSGQIVPIWISKVESDVVHVDLNHPLAGEVLHFDVEIVSLRAATEEELEHGHPHGADGHEGHHH
- the mutY gene encoding A/G-specific adenine glycosylase, with amino-acid sequence MTEERAALLAWFDANARDLPWRRTRDPYAIWVSEVMLQQTRVETVLRYYERFLTRFPDAHALAKASEDDVLSMWSGLGYYRRARLLHAGVREVVASYGGRVPEDATSRRALPGVGRYTAGAIGSIAFEREEPLVDGNVARVLSRLRGIDTPLGRRDTEARLWDEAEKMVRGPRPGALNQALMELGATVCTPSSPKCLSCPITRSCVALASDRTDVLPVAKARRAPREVAMVAVVARDAQGRAMMVRGEKALFGGLWGVPMREGSDAKDARAALREHGIDARLTREPAGRIEHVLTHRRLDVQVFVARLSSANAGTGARAVGASDLASLGVSTLTRRILEMSDLTISRFQR
- a CDS encoding sensor histidine kinase, encoding MTSEEMTTSELLESDLPLVLPLPTRVGGARRVLVGLIAVGAVEIVALGALCVLAGRDVGIALAAVTLAAVARALAGAGFVHAQRILHRAARSDPGSAPFAPSPRVLRTAERMPLVIAALGWIVVALGLAPLEPSVVPAVLAAGALVTAPAARLVAAPLEAWIARLPARDLLDPTRLEIALRDATIAAVPALAVGFAALAFSPTATAALALLPGVVIALVEMGRTTIARAELDAIATHVDALDPEADEQEVEPPALRTEIALGAWADVRAEVDAASVARRGEANAQRQIEREEQVRSRFMAAMGHELRSPLNSIVGFAQLLEDGADGPMTHDQRESVVMVRRSAEDLLRLLGDILDSARLDARRLRIKREWTPSVEIVTEAVRLGRSIVEGTAVKIDPQIQAGLPPVYVDRARIVQAVVATFRHAARGKSEGVLTVRAGIGDARSGARALLIEVRDDARSLGEDDLARIFDAFGDLRDSTSGRRVGGLGLALSLARKLVRLHDGDVWAECRDATSTRYVVAVPLHTSSEG
- a CDS encoding MBL fold metallo-hydrolase produces the protein MRVHHLSCLTFCPMSARLVNGRGSLFARGRMEAHCLLIETERHGLVLVDTGIGVDDCGDPAGRLGGLFTHVLIGTSTPSVAQTALRQIEAMGFRASDVRHIVPTHLDLDHAGGLPDFPQATVHVMAAEKDAALLRRTMPEKSRYRPMQFAHGPKWSTYEAKGERWRGFEAVRALEGLPPEIFLIPLAGHTRGHACVGVEGVSGGPLVHCGDAYFHRAAIDEARAPMPAGLRLFEQRLAFDRSRIADNHARLRTLREGGDVRVFCAHDPEEYDALRTAAEATPAIRRAG
- a CDS encoding DUF4215 domain-containing protein; the encoded protein is MARLRLWSSCAIVLALGTPSFLVGCSESRTLGDDAGIILMIDAAPRPDAFMPGPVCGNGTLEAGEACDDANTSPGDGCDASCAREPYCGDGTTTAPEVCDDGNNRSADGCRSDCRSNETCGNGIVDHAVGEVCDGDAATCTDECTVLVGCGNGTVDEGEACDDGNTSRWDGCGADCQEEISMQLQMLEFGDARTGCDFSGDGMPDNRFARALGPAASFLNMFLGGGGPGGGGGPTFLMSFVGLEDRSGANDDSLRVAWMTGQPGPSSGTFLVDQAALDDRGNARTSLQGAIMSRQLDAGPEDIELPIDFFPITLNKGHVRGTTVASGGEMSSISDGLLCGAIGPELLTLVNADLLENLGGGGGGGGFSIEIGDPCDGSTEPATLFDMMVGGAMIAILRIGNVPPDVDVDGDGLETFEVTRDGPEGCQAVITACIDGDGTRFEGRECVTEQVAGRPRFVDGYSAGLTFTAQRAEIVGVSEGGGGGGEPVPPPGG
- a CDS encoding cyclic nucleotide-binding domain-containing protein, producing the protein MAAPNTNNGTLDEAWSLALADQRDEALKRCIALLEADPMQLGAAALAVQLIARAEGFDRDALEATAARLVDAYVRRSDLPAATAIAALASDAGADAGPQRKTIAKAFGKGSARLADVSPAPPPLPVPAPVEGTLAKLEGAALIARAEAALATMRAAEDSAPESGKVSQLPLFSALRPEALERLLAGFTLRDLATGALAITQGDEGREAFVVVRGALRAERRASEESAQPEVLAVLGPGAIFGEMALVSEAPRAASVVALEPVQLLVASRDVLEKLAQKEAAIGSELALFCRHRMMANLLRHGAILAAVAPAQRDDLVARFASRDFATGDVLVKEGEESEGLFLIASGHVRVTSTDADGDRILLADLGPGDVVGEIGLVLRRPATATVTATTPTIALHLSRDQFHDAIRAHPTLLSELYELATKREEETRSVVAQQALDVEDVVLV